The sequence ACTGGGCTTGCCGTTCCTGCAACATTTGCGCCTGGGTTTGCCGTTCCTGCTGGAGCCGTTGGTACTGCTGTTCTGCCAAGCGGAGGATGGGTTCTAAATCTGAGCTTTTGGTTTCCGGGACACTGCGACCCTGGCGTTGGTCGAGGATTTCCCGGTAGGCACGGGCGATGGCTTCCCGTTCGGCGAGGGTTTGCCGCTGACCCTGGAGGGAGGCTTCTAAAAATTGGTAATTTTGCTGTTCGCTTTCCAATTCATTTTCCAGGTCAATCCGCTCGTAGTCGTTTGCCTGTTGGATACGCGCCTGGATTTCATCAATGGCTTCCTGTTGCATCCTGAGTTCTTCTTCTTGCTCATTCACATATTTTTGAAACTTGTGCAGGGATTCTTCTTTTTCGGCGACTTCCCGCTCCAAATCCTCTAGGTTCATCGCCAGCAGGGCAGCTTTGTCCACCAGGGCGGCGGCACCCACCAGGGGTTTAAGTTGGTGGCAGGTCTGTTCCTGAATATGGAGTGCCTGTTCCAGTTCCCGCAGTCGGTTCTGCAACTGGTCGCAGTCTGTTTGGTAATGCGCCGCCAACCGTTCCTGCGCCACCGATTGGGCTTCCCGTTCCTGGAGTTGTTGCCATTGGGCGAGGAGGGACTGCCGGTGTTGCTGGACTTGCTCCTGCAACCCCTGGGCTTCCTGCCGCCCTTGCGCTAACTGGTGCCATTGGCTGGCGAGAAATTCCTGTTCCTGGGTCAAAAGGTACTGCCATTGGCTGAGGCTGTCCCCCGCCGGTTGGGATTGGCGCAACCGTTCCAGGCAATCCATCATCTGCCCCGCCATTTCCCGGGTCAAGACCCCTACCCGGTTGGCTTCCAGTTGCGAACGTTCCTGTTCCAGTTGTGCCCACGCCTGTTGCAGTTCCGTTTCCTTCCGTTGAATTTCCGCTTGCAGGGCTTCAATTTCCGCCTGAAATACCTGCAGTTGCCGCTGTTGCTCTTCCAGTCCCGCCATCGCCTCTTCGGCTTGCTCCACCTGCGCTAGGCGGTCTTCCAATTCCATTTGACGGCGATGAAATTCCTGCGCCTGCATCATCAGGGACTGTTGCATTTCTGCCGATTCCCGCTCCACTTCTTGCAGTTTTTCCTGCAATTGAGCCAA comes from Synechococcus sp. C9 and encodes:
- the hmpF gene encoding pilus motility taxis protein HmpF, producing MKYLAEIQRRQKTGFLGSTMMSSDVNVLAVQRGELWVATTANLQVDDKRIDAYGNGALVLIETNANNQVQQIQDAKPHVMGIMRQLAQLQEKLQEVERESAEMQQSLMMQAQEFHRRQMELEDRLAQVEQAEEAMAGLEEQQRQLQVFQAEIEALQAEIQRKETELQQAWAQLEQERSQLEANRVGVLTREMAGQMMDCLERLRQSQPAGDSLSQWQYLLTQEQEFLASQWHQLAQGRQEAQGLQEQVQQHRQSLLAQWQQLQEREAQSVAQERLAAHYQTDCDQLQNRLRELEQALHIQEQTCHQLKPLVGAAALVDKAALLAMNLEDLEREVAEKEESLHKFQKYVNEQEEELRMQQEAIDEIQARIQQANDYERIDLENELESEQQNYQFLEASLQGQRQTLAEREAIARAYREILDQRQGRSVPETKSSDLEPILRLAEQQYQRLQQERQTQAQMLQERQAQLRHCQETLSQERSACAEQRHTLEQQQQELDQTQQRLDQLWGRLHCLQELLQPQQDRLDQTWHCYHQITQGASQGQTAVVEELLGLVSQAIQG